One Primulina eburnea isolate SZY01 unplaced genomic scaffold, ASM2296580v1 ctg897_ERROPOS2485870+, whole genome shotgun sequence genomic region harbors:
- the LOC140822548 gene encoding EH domain-containing protein 1-like isoform X2, whose protein sequence is MEIPPLTMNSYSKESQKMYQTWFNIADSDGDGRLTGKDAIAFFAMSNLSKPELKQVWAIADSKRQGFLGLKEFITAMQLLSLAQEGHELTSDLLKNTYHLETLSPPSMEGLDTFVEGRVPISNGHSEINGSTQPQTTSAKSFFSKKSRNKSITSFEAITSVVDGLKMLYNEKLKPLEATYRFNDLVSPALMSSDFDAKPMVMLLGQYSTGKTTFIKHLLQCNYPGAHIGPEPTTDRFIVVMSGPDERNIPGNSVAVHADMPFTGLTSFGGSFLSKFECSQMPHPLLEHITLVDTPGVLSGEKQRTQRSYDFTGVVSWFAAKCDLILLLFDPHKLDISDEFKRVISSLRGHDDKIRVVLNKADQVDTQHLMRVYGALMWSLGKVLNTPEVARVYIGSFDQKPVNEAAVGPVGKELFEKEQDDLLQDLIDIPKRACDRRINEFVKRARAVKIHAYIISQLKKEMPALMGKEKTQKKLIANLDNLFAKVQREFHLPEGDFPDVDQFREALARYNMDEFEKLKPKMIQTVDDMLGYDIPELLKNLRNLNC, encoded by the exons ATGGAAATCCCACCACTCACGATGAACTCGTATTCCAAGGAGTCTCAGAAAATGTATCAAACTTGGTTCAACATCGCCGATTCTG ATGGCGATGGCCGTTTGACAGGGAAGGACGCGATTGCCTTTTTCGCTATGTCCAATTTATCAAAGCCTGAACTTAAGCAG GTTTGGGCAATTGCTGATTCAAAAAGACAAGGATTTCTAGGATTGAAGGAGTTCATCACTGCAATGCAG CTCCTATCTCTGGCACAAGAAGGACATGAACTGACCTCAGATCTCCTGAAGAACACAT ATCATCTCGAAACACTGAGTCCTCCATCTATGGAAGGTTTGGATACCTTTGTCGAA GGTAGAGTTCCAATATCAAATGGCCATTCTGAAATTAATG GAAGTACTCAGCCGCAGACAACTTCTGCTAAGAGTTTTTTTAGCAAGAAGTCTAGAAACAAG AGCATCACCTCATTTGAAGCCATTACTTCGGTTGTCGATGGTTTGAAGATGTTATACAATGAAAAGTTGAAGCCACTTGAAGCTACTTATCGATTTAATGATTTGGTATCTCCTGCCTTG ATGAGTAGTGATTTTGATGCCAAACCAATGGTTATGCTTTTGGGCCAGTACTCAACTGGAAAAACCACATTTATAAAACACCTGCTCCAGTGTAACTATCCAG GTGCTCATATTGGACCTGAGCCAACCACCGATAGATTCATTGTTGTCATG TCTGGGCCAGATGAACGGAACATTCCTGGTAATAGCGTTGCTGTTCATGCTGACATGCCGTTTACTGGTTTGACAAGTTTTGGTGGATCTTTTTTGTCAAAATTCGAGTGTTCTCAAATGCCACATCCT TTGCTTGAACACATCACACTTGTCGACACTCCTGGGGTTCTATCGGGTGAAAAACAACGGACCCAAAGGAGCTATGATTTTACAGGCGTAGTATCATGGTTTGCAGCAAAATGCGATCTTATTCTTCTTTTGTTTGACCCTCATAAACTCGACATAAGCGATGAATTCAAGCGGGTAATTTCATCGTTACGTGGACATGATGACAAGATACGTGTTGTATTGAATAAAGCAGATCAAGTTGACACTCAACAT TTGATGAGAGTTTATGGAGCACTAATGTGGTCACTTGGGAAAGTTTTGAACACTCCAGAGGTAGCGCGTGTCTATATAGG GTCATTTGACCAAAAGCCTGTGAATGAAGCTGCCGTTGGACCAGTGGGGAAGGAACTATTTGAAAAAGAGCAGGATGACCTCCTCCAAGATTTGATTGACATCCCCAAAAGGGCTTGTGATCGCCGG ATCAATGAGTTTGTCAAACGTGCTAGAGCTGTCAAGATCCATGCCTACATAATCAGTCAGCTCAAGAAGGAAATGCCTGCTTTAATGGGCAAAGAAAAAACTCAGAAGAAGCTTATTGCCAATCTAGATAACCTATTTGCAAAG GTTCAGCGAGAATTTCACCTTCCTGAGGGGGACTTTCCTGATGTGGACCAGTTTAGGGAGGCCTTGGCTCGTTATAACATGGATGAATTCGAGAAACTGAAGCCAAAAATGATTCAGACTGTCGACGATATGCTTGGCTATGACATCCCAGAATTATTGAAAAATTTAAGGAACCTGAATTGCTGA
- the LOC140822548 gene encoding EH domain-containing protein 1-like isoform X1, which translates to MEIPPLTMNSYSKESQKMYQTWFNIADSDGDGRLTGKDAIAFFAMSNLSKPELKQVWAIADSKRQGFLGLKEFITAMQLLSLAQEGHELTSDLLKNTYHLETLSPPSMEGLDTFVEKGRVPISNGHSEINGSTQPQTTSAKSFFSKKSRNKSITSFEAITSVVDGLKMLYNEKLKPLEATYRFNDLVSPALMSSDFDAKPMVMLLGQYSTGKTTFIKHLLQCNYPGAHIGPEPTTDRFIVVMSGPDERNIPGNSVAVHADMPFTGLTSFGGSFLSKFECSQMPHPLLEHITLVDTPGVLSGEKQRTQRSYDFTGVVSWFAAKCDLILLLFDPHKLDISDEFKRVISSLRGHDDKIRVVLNKADQVDTQHLMRVYGALMWSLGKVLNTPEVARVYIGSFDQKPVNEAAVGPVGKELFEKEQDDLLQDLIDIPKRACDRRINEFVKRARAVKIHAYIISQLKKEMPALMGKEKTQKKLIANLDNLFAKVQREFHLPEGDFPDVDQFREALARYNMDEFEKLKPKMIQTVDDMLGYDIPELLKNLRNLNC; encoded by the exons ATGGAAATCCCACCACTCACGATGAACTCGTATTCCAAGGAGTCTCAGAAAATGTATCAAACTTGGTTCAACATCGCCGATTCTG ATGGCGATGGCCGTTTGACAGGGAAGGACGCGATTGCCTTTTTCGCTATGTCCAATTTATCAAAGCCTGAACTTAAGCAG GTTTGGGCAATTGCTGATTCAAAAAGACAAGGATTTCTAGGATTGAAGGAGTTCATCACTGCAATGCAG CTCCTATCTCTGGCACAAGAAGGACATGAACTGACCTCAGATCTCCTGAAGAACACAT ATCATCTCGAAACACTGAGTCCTCCATCTATGGAAGGTTTGGATACCTTTGTCGAA AAGGGTAGAGTTCCAATATCAAATGGCCATTCTGAAATTAATG GAAGTACTCAGCCGCAGACAACTTCTGCTAAGAGTTTTTTTAGCAAGAAGTCTAGAAACAAG AGCATCACCTCATTTGAAGCCATTACTTCGGTTGTCGATGGTTTGAAGATGTTATACAATGAAAAGTTGAAGCCACTTGAAGCTACTTATCGATTTAATGATTTGGTATCTCCTGCCTTG ATGAGTAGTGATTTTGATGCCAAACCAATGGTTATGCTTTTGGGCCAGTACTCAACTGGAAAAACCACATTTATAAAACACCTGCTCCAGTGTAACTATCCAG GTGCTCATATTGGACCTGAGCCAACCACCGATAGATTCATTGTTGTCATG TCTGGGCCAGATGAACGGAACATTCCTGGTAATAGCGTTGCTGTTCATGCTGACATGCCGTTTACTGGTTTGACAAGTTTTGGTGGATCTTTTTTGTCAAAATTCGAGTGTTCTCAAATGCCACATCCT TTGCTTGAACACATCACACTTGTCGACACTCCTGGGGTTCTATCGGGTGAAAAACAACGGACCCAAAGGAGCTATGATTTTACAGGCGTAGTATCATGGTTTGCAGCAAAATGCGATCTTATTCTTCTTTTGTTTGACCCTCATAAACTCGACATAAGCGATGAATTCAAGCGGGTAATTTCATCGTTACGTGGACATGATGACAAGATACGTGTTGTATTGAATAAAGCAGATCAAGTTGACACTCAACAT TTGATGAGAGTTTATGGAGCACTAATGTGGTCACTTGGGAAAGTTTTGAACACTCCAGAGGTAGCGCGTGTCTATATAGG GTCATTTGACCAAAAGCCTGTGAATGAAGCTGCCGTTGGACCAGTGGGGAAGGAACTATTTGAAAAAGAGCAGGATGACCTCCTCCAAGATTTGATTGACATCCCCAAAAGGGCTTGTGATCGCCGG ATCAATGAGTTTGTCAAACGTGCTAGAGCTGTCAAGATCCATGCCTACATAATCAGTCAGCTCAAGAAGGAAATGCCTGCTTTAATGGGCAAAGAAAAAACTCAGAAGAAGCTTATTGCCAATCTAGATAACCTATTTGCAAAG GTTCAGCGAGAATTTCACCTTCCTGAGGGGGACTTTCCTGATGTGGACCAGTTTAGGGAGGCCTTGGCTCGTTATAACATGGATGAATTCGAGAAACTGAAGCCAAAAATGATTCAGACTGTCGACGATATGCTTGGCTATGACATCCCAGAATTATTGAAAAATTTAAGGAACCTGAATTGCTGA
- the LOC140822548 gene encoding EH domain-containing protein 1-like isoform X3 — protein MEGLDTFVEKGRVPISNGHSEINGSTQPQTTSAKSFFSKKSRNKSITSFEAITSVVDGLKMLYNEKLKPLEATYRFNDLVSPALMSSDFDAKPMVMLLGQYSTGKTTFIKHLLQCNYPGAHIGPEPTTDRFIVVMSGPDERNIPGNSVAVHADMPFTGLTSFGGSFLSKFECSQMPHPLLEHITLVDTPGVLSGEKQRTQRSYDFTGVVSWFAAKCDLILLLFDPHKLDISDEFKRVISSLRGHDDKIRVVLNKADQVDTQHLMRVYGALMWSLGKVLNTPEVARVYIGSFDQKPVNEAAVGPVGKELFEKEQDDLLQDLIDIPKRACDRRINEFVKRARAVKIHAYIISQLKKEMPALMGKEKTQKKLIANLDNLFAKVQREFHLPEGDFPDVDQFREALARYNMDEFEKLKPKMIQTVDDMLGYDIPELLKNLRNLNC, from the exons ATGGAAGGTTTGGATACCTTTGTCGAA AAGGGTAGAGTTCCAATATCAAATGGCCATTCTGAAATTAATG GAAGTACTCAGCCGCAGACAACTTCTGCTAAGAGTTTTTTTAGCAAGAAGTCTAGAAACAAG AGCATCACCTCATTTGAAGCCATTACTTCGGTTGTCGATGGTTTGAAGATGTTATACAATGAAAAGTTGAAGCCACTTGAAGCTACTTATCGATTTAATGATTTGGTATCTCCTGCCTTG ATGAGTAGTGATTTTGATGCCAAACCAATGGTTATGCTTTTGGGCCAGTACTCAACTGGAAAAACCACATTTATAAAACACCTGCTCCAGTGTAACTATCCAG GTGCTCATATTGGACCTGAGCCAACCACCGATAGATTCATTGTTGTCATG TCTGGGCCAGATGAACGGAACATTCCTGGTAATAGCGTTGCTGTTCATGCTGACATGCCGTTTACTGGTTTGACAAGTTTTGGTGGATCTTTTTTGTCAAAATTCGAGTGTTCTCAAATGCCACATCCT TTGCTTGAACACATCACACTTGTCGACACTCCTGGGGTTCTATCGGGTGAAAAACAACGGACCCAAAGGAGCTATGATTTTACAGGCGTAGTATCATGGTTTGCAGCAAAATGCGATCTTATTCTTCTTTTGTTTGACCCTCATAAACTCGACATAAGCGATGAATTCAAGCGGGTAATTTCATCGTTACGTGGACATGATGACAAGATACGTGTTGTATTGAATAAAGCAGATCAAGTTGACACTCAACAT TTGATGAGAGTTTATGGAGCACTAATGTGGTCACTTGGGAAAGTTTTGAACACTCCAGAGGTAGCGCGTGTCTATATAGG GTCATTTGACCAAAAGCCTGTGAATGAAGCTGCCGTTGGACCAGTGGGGAAGGAACTATTTGAAAAAGAGCAGGATGACCTCCTCCAAGATTTGATTGACATCCCCAAAAGGGCTTGTGATCGCCGG ATCAATGAGTTTGTCAAACGTGCTAGAGCTGTCAAGATCCATGCCTACATAATCAGTCAGCTCAAGAAGGAAATGCCTGCTTTAATGGGCAAAGAAAAAACTCAGAAGAAGCTTATTGCCAATCTAGATAACCTATTTGCAAAG GTTCAGCGAGAATTTCACCTTCCTGAGGGGGACTTTCCTGATGTGGACCAGTTTAGGGAGGCCTTGGCTCGTTATAACATGGATGAATTCGAGAAACTGAAGCCAAAAATGATTCAGACTGTCGACGATATGCTTGGCTATGACATCCCAGAATTATTGAAAAATTTAAGGAACCTGAATTGCTGA
- the LOC140822544 gene encoding uncharacterized protein: MKKHCRRGTVHPTPPAVSDQVLSFLPAVILTLTAALSLDEREVLAYLISCSSANFSKKTPFASGCSKDAAADHPPHFNCYCFRCYTSYWVKWDSSPNRQLIHEIIDAFEDSLLSEKKKEKNKKERRKGKSIKSDIINLELQESEKSEPSLTNQDINFPYSNSAAGNDTATGAEEDKNEEGVAEKGSIRRFMSFLGDRIWGTWG; this comes from the coding sequence ATGAAGAAACATTGCAGACGAGGCACCGTGCATCCAACGCCGCCGGCGGTTTCCGACCAGGTGCTATCGTTTTTGCCGGCGGTGATATTGACTTTGACCGCTGCTTTATCTCTTGACGAAAGAGAAGTTCTGGCGTACCTCATCTCTTGCTCCTCCGCTAACTTTTCCAAGAAAACCCCCTTCGCATCCGGATGTTCCAAGGATGCGGCCGCAGATCACCCTCCCCACTTCAATTGCTACTGTTTCCGGTGCTACACGAGTTACTGGGTGAAGTGGGATTCGTCGCCCAATCGTCAGCTAATACACGAGATAATCGATGCTTTTGAAGATAgccttctgagcgagaagaaaAAGGAGAAGAACAAGAAGGAGAGAAGGAAGGGTAAAAGCATCAAAAGTGACATTATTAATCTTGAATTACAGGAGTCCGAGAAGTCTGAGCCGAGTTTGACCAATCAAGATATTAACTTTCCATATTCGAACTCAGCTGCCGGGAATGATACTGCCACCGGCGCTGAGGAAGATAAGAACGAGGAGGGAGTGGCGGAGAAAGGGTCAATCAGGaggtttatgagttttcttGGAGACAGGATTTGGGGAACTTGGGGATAA